Within Candidatus Chlorohelix allophototropha, the genomic segment GTAATACAAATTTGCTAGGTTTTCAAAAGGTATGACCATGCGCCATTCAAAGGTTGTAGAACCCGAAAAAAACAATATTCTCCTTATCACTGATTCCCCGTCCGATGTTGACTACTTGGTTGAATTACTCAGAGATTCTGCGAAAATCAATTTCGAGTATTGCCTTATCCTAACTGCCCTTGAGCTTGAAATAGCTCTCAAAGAGCGCGAGTGGGACTTAGTTTTGTGCAATTTTGTGTTAGCTACGCTAAGCTCGGTCGATGTGATTAAGCTAGTCAAACACTCTCAACCCACCACCCCAATTATCCTTGTTTCAGAAGGGGCAACGATGCAGGACGCAGTAGATATGATGCGTCTGGGGGCAAGCGGGTTCGTTGAAAAGGCGGAATACCCTCGTCTTATAGAATTTGTCAGACAAGCGCTTGAAAAGTGGCACTTAACAAAAGAATCGGAAAGCGTACTCGAATCGAGCATTGTCGCCTATCAGACAGAGCTTATCTGTCGTTATGATGCCGATTTTCGACTGACCTTTGTCAACCGTCCCTACAGCGAATGGTACAAGCAGCCTATTGAAGCTCTATTGGGTAGTAATATTCTGGATAAAATTCCGGCAGAGTATCGAGAGCGGGCAATCGCCCATGTCAAAGCCTTAACGGTTAATAGTCCCCTTGCAAAATTAGTATATCAAGATAGCCTACCTGGTCAAAAGCCACGCTGGATTGAATGGACAAACCGGGCTATATTTGATAAAAGTGGTCGCTTTATCGAATGTCAAAGTGTCGGGCACGACATTACCGAACACAAAAGAATTGAAGAAAAGCTACTCTACAGCGAAACTCAGCAGAAAGCGTTACTTTCGGCGAACCCTGATTTATTGTTTCGTATAACGCCTGAAGGAATATTTGTTCTCTTGTCTGAAATTCGCCAGAACCAATGCCCCTTACTTTGTGCCTATTCTTCTAATGTTCGTTTCACTTAAGATCGCCGAAACTAAACTGGCATAACTTCCTGTTTGCCACTAATCCAGAAATTGGGTATCAGCAGGTACTACCGGAATATCAAAACTCATGAATTCAGGGTATTTCTGACCCATGCCAGTATTGAATAACACTACGCGCTCTTCGGGCGATACCCAGCCTTGCGCCAGCAAATGACGTAATACTGCCAGCGTAGCCGCACCTTCTGGAGCGGGGAACAAGCCTTCGAGTGAAGCGATTTCCTTCGTAGCATCCATCATCTCTTCATCTGTAACTGCAAGGGCAGTTCCGTTACTTCCTCGCACCGCCCTCAGCATCAGGTAATCGGCAATAGCGACAGGCACACGAATACCGCTGCTATTAGTCTGGGCGTTTTCCCAAGGACGTGCAAACTCAGCCCCTTCTTCAAAAGCGCGTACAATAGGAGCGCATCCGGTAGCTTGCGCCACCACCATGCGTGGGCGTTTTGAACCAATCCAGCCCAACTGCTCCATTTCATCAAAGGCTTTCCACATGCCCACAAGACCAGTTCCGCCCCCGGTAGGGTAGATAATAACATCGGGAAGTTCCCAGTCAAGCTGTTCGGCAATCTCGTAACCAAGCGTCTTTTTACCCTCGACCCGATAAGGCTCTTTCAAAGTGGATAAATCAAACCAACCTTTACGTTCGCCGTTGGCTTTCAAGATTCGTCCTGCATCGTTTATAAGACCCTGCACTAACCAAGTTTGTGCGCCAGTTACGGCTGTTTCATTTTTATTGATAATCGGCGCATCTACCGGCATCATCACTGCCGCTGCTATTCCCGCGCGTGCAGCGTAAGCGGCAACCGCCCCACCCGCATTGCCAGCACTGGGAATACTGACTGCCTTTGCGCCCAATTCTCTGGCTTTAGAAACTGCCATACCCAGACCACGTGCTTTGAAACTACCTGTCGGGTTCTGCCCTTCATCCTTGATTAATAAATTTTTCATGCCAAGCTTTTTGCCGAGTCGCGGCGCTTCCAGAAGTGGTGTCCAACCCTCCCCAAAGGTAATGATATTTTCTTCCCATAGCACCGGAAGAGCTTCTTTGTAGCGCCACATACTGGCAACTCGACCGGGCAATAGCTCACGTTTCAGCCTTTCTTTTACTGCTTGCACGTCATAGCGGTAATACAGCACCTTGCCACAGGCAGGGCAGGTATTGTGCAATTCAGCCCCGTTATAGGTTTTCCCACAATAGGTACACTCCAGATTTTGTACTGCGCTATTTGTTGGAGTTTTCTCTTCGGTTTCGCTCATTTATATTTCCTCCGGCAAGGTTAATTACCCTGCCATTCTGTTTAGTTTTCAGCCAATAGAGCCGGGTTTAACCTGATAATACTCACCCTGTCCGCTTAAAACTGCCCAACTGTTGTGGCAAGCCACCTCAAGGCAGGCAAGGCGCGATTCGGTAGTGATTCCGGCAACATGTGGTGTCCAAATGACATTTTCCAACGCCATCAACGGGCTATTGAAATCAGGCTCATTTTCCATTACATCCAAGGCTGCCCCGGTAAGCCGCTTTTCAATCAACGCCCGGTGTAAGGCGATTTCATCCACTACTCCGCCGCGTGCGGTATTAATCAAATATGCTTCTGGTTTGGCAAGCGCCAATTCATTTTCGCCAACTATATGATGTGTCAAATCGTAATGTGGAACATGCAGAGTAATGAAATCGCTATGGCTTAACAACTCATCTAACTTTACATAAGTAAGACCAACTCTATTAGCAAAATCGTTATCAAAAACTATATCAAAACCCAATAACTTCATACCGAAACCGACAGCGCGTTTCGCTACTTCCTTACCGATGTTTCCTACCCCAATTATACCAAGTGTTTTGGCATAAACGTCCTTACCTACCATGCGAACCCATTTACCTTCTGAAACAACTTTTGTGTTTTCGGGGAAGCGATGTGCCAGCATAATCATAAAAGCAATAGTGTGATCGGCAACGGCATGTTTGTTTGCGCCGGGAGTAGTGGTAACAATTACGTTCTTTTCCTCGGCAGCTTCGAGGTCAATTGCATCAAAGCCGACTCCGGTGCGAGCAATAGATTTTAATTGCGGCAAGCTGAATATAACTTTGCGGGTGAAAGGTTCGACCCCACACATAACACCGTCGAACCCTTCTACTTTACGAATCAAGTCTTCTTCGGAGATGCCGGGATAACCCGGATCCACCACAACTTCAACCCCCTTTTCTCGCAACCAACTTAGTGACGGTAGGGAAGAAGGTGCGTTCCAAGAGAGTAATTTGACGCGATACATTCAAGCTCCTTTAAGCTTCTCCCCCATTCGCAGGGGGAGAAGTAACAGGTTGACCTATTTGAACTTTGCCAGAATATCCTCAGTCTTGGATTTCATAGCTTTAACTGCTTCTTTGGGAGTGGTCTGCTTGCTCAGCACCTTGCTGACCTGATCCTGTATTACTTCGGCGGAAATCTGAGGGTAAGCCGGAGTCACCGGGCGAGGCTTGCCATTTGCAAAAGCGGCTGGTAGAATCGCTATTGCCGGGTTGAGCGCCTGAATTTCCTTATCATCGAAGGCAGCTTTAAGGGCAGGGAAAGCCCCCGCGCCCAACACATGGGCTTTCTGCGCTTCTAAGCTGGACAAATACTCGACCGCTTTCCAAGCTGCTGCCGGGTTTTTGCTGCTGGCACTCACTGCCAAGTTCCAGTTTCCGATACAACCGGAAGCCTGTTTACCCTGTGCTGCCAGTACCGGCTTAGCGCCCCACAAACCTTTTACCTTGGAGTCTGCACCGATTGCAGCACCGGACAAATCGGCAAAACCACGGGCAAACACGGCGTTACCTTGAATAAAGACGTTCTGGATATCGGGTCCCTTGAACGTAATCATCTTTTCAGGGATGATTTTGTTGGTGAAAATTGCATCTACAAGCCATTGCAAGCTGGCTTCCGCTTCAGGACTATCTACCAGCACTTTGTTAGTCGCCGGATCCCAATATTCTCCACCGAAGCCCCACAACACTTCCAGCCACATTGCGCTCAAGCCTTCGTTTTTGAAGCCGGCGCACACATAGCCATATATATCGGCGGTTTGCAATTTTGTTGCGGTATCTACCAATTCAACAAAGGTGTTAGGGGGTTGCAAACCTGCTTTGTCCAGAATATCCTTGCGGTAGAATAGAACCCCGATATTTTGATACCACGGAATACCGTAAAGTTTCTCTTTAAAGGTTGCGCCGGAAAGCGAACCTTCAAAAAAGTTCTTGCGGAAATCGGGAGTTACAAAACTGTCGAGCGGGGCAATATAACCGGCAGCCGCAAACTCAGGTGCCCAAGGCATATCGGTAGCAATTACATCGTATGTGCCATCTTTTGCGCCCAAAACCGTTACAAACTTGTCGTGCATAGCGGCGCTATCATTAGGGAATTCCTGATACTCTATGCTTACCCCGGTATTCTTGGCGTTAAATGTATCAGCAATCTTTTTAGGTGTTCCGGTACTACCCTTGAGCGTAGCCAGCGTCACTTTTCCCGTAACATTCTGCGCAGCTGCGGTAGTTGCTGACTGTGTAGTAGCAGCGGCAGTAGTTGCTACTTTTGTAGTGGCGGCTGTAGTCGCTTGCCCACCTGCTGCGGTGGTAGCGGCAGCAGTAGTATTAGCCGGAGCAGGTGTGGCGGTACTGTCACCGCAAGCTGCCAGAATAGCAGCGCTGGCAGCGCTCAATCCTAGCAAGCGCACCATCTTGCGGCGGCTAATAATGTGTCCATTTTTGTTAATATCTTCCATAAAAATCTCTCCTCATTTTTTGAACGCAATACTGCGCTTTACATGAAACCGAATAAGTTAGCGTTGCTGATCCTCTCGATTACCCAATACT encodes:
- a CDS encoding PAS domain-containing response regulator, which translates into the protein MRHSKVVEPEKNNILLITDSPSDVDYLVELLRDSAKINFEYCLILTALELEIALKEREWDLVLCNFVLATLSSVDVIKLVKHSQPTTPIILVSEGATMQDAVDMMRLGASGFVEKAEYPRLIEFVRQALEKWHLTKESESVLESSIVAYQTELICRYDADFRLTFVNRPYSEWYKQPIEALLGSNILDKIPAEYRERAIAHVKALTVNSPLAKLVYQDSLPGQKPRWIEWTNRAIFDKSGRFIECQSVGHDITEHKRIEEKLLYSETQQKALLSANPDLLFRITPEGIFVLLSEIRQNQCPLLCAYSSNVRFT
- a CDS encoding ABC transporter substrate-binding protein; the encoded protein is MEDINKNGHIISRRKMVRLLGLSAASAAILAACGDSTATPAPANTTAAATTAAGGQATTAATTKVATTAAATTQSATTAAAQNVTGKVTLATLKGSTGTPKKIADTFNAKNTGVSIEYQEFPNDSAAMHDKFVTVLGAKDGTYDVIATDMPWAPEFAAAGYIAPLDSFVTPDFRKNFFEGSLSGATFKEKLYGIPWYQNIGVLFYRKDILDKAGLQPPNTFVELVDTATKLQTADIYGYVCAGFKNEGLSAMWLEVLWGFGGEYWDPATNKVLVDSPEAEASLQWLVDAIFTNKIIPEKMITFKGPDIQNVFIQGNAVFARGFADLSGAAIGADSKVKGLWGAKPVLAAQGKQASGCIGNWNLAVSASSKNPAAAWKAVEYLSSLEAQKAHVLGAGAFPALKAAFDDKEIQALNPAIAILPAAFANGKPRPVTPAYPQISAEVIQDQVSKVLSKQTTPKEAVKAMKSKTEDILAKFK
- a CDS encoding threonine synthase, which encodes MSETEEKTPTNSAVQNLECTYCGKTYNGAELHNTCPACGKVLYYRYDVQAVKERLKRELLPGRVASMWRYKEALPVLWEENIITFGEGWTPLLEAPRLGKKLGMKNLLIKDEGQNPTGSFKARGLGMAVSKARELGAKAVSIPSAGNAGGAVAAYAARAGIAAAVMMPVDAPIINKNETAVTGAQTWLVQGLINDAGRILKANGERKGWFDLSTLKEPYRVEGKKTLGYEIAEQLDWELPDVIIYPTGGGTGLVGMWKAFDEMEQLGWIGSKRPRMVVAQATGCAPIVRAFEEGAEFARPWENAQTNSSGIRVPVAIADYLMLRAVRGSNGTALAVTDEEMMDATKEIASLEGLFPAPEGAATLAVLRHLLAQGWVSPEERVVLFNTGMGQKYPEFMSFDIPVVPADTQFLD
- a CDS encoding phosphoglycerate dehydrogenase; the encoded protein is MYRVKLLSWNAPSSLPSLSWLREKGVEVVVDPGYPGISEEDLIRKVEGFDGVMCGVEPFTRKVIFSLPQLKSIARTGVGFDAIDLEAAEEKNVIVTTTPGANKHAVADHTIAFMIMLAHRFPENTKVVSEGKWVRMVGKDVYAKTLGIIGVGNIGKEVAKRAVGFGMKLLGFDIVFDNDFANRVGLTYVKLDELLSHSDFITLHVPHYDLTHHIVGENELALAKPEAYLINTARGGVVDEIALHRALIEKRLTGAALDVMENEPDFNSPLMALENVIWTPHVAGITTESRLACLEVACHNSWAVLSGQGEYYQVKPGSIG